The following proteins come from a genomic window of Montipora foliosa isolate CH-2021 chromosome 2, ASM3666993v2, whole genome shotgun sequence:
- the LOC137992743 gene encoding uncharacterized protein, with protein MPADDDSSRSNPALDEASRSAVKALVNESIANLTDNLTEVIESRLGAFATKFSAQNSSTVTNAVKKARLDRYICKRKGNQQQLDHAHDVLEKFDDATDSLKAGAHERVERSLEEGTKLVSKRIKAIKLADKSEFGWLTVSEYLSDELASDSDDEKRMYRSEKRAERKVKEKLKQKRSRPQRSASSSYRTSSSYSSRNERSDDRFEPRPRRLGPCFKLSIPLWLLFSLALFFYFGYARRPYPVCSMYSVVPCAIWS; from the coding sequence ATGCCTGCGGATGATGATTCTTCCAGAAGCAATCCAGCTTTAGACGAAGCTTCGCGGAGTGCTGTGAAGGCTTTGGTCAACGAATCAATTGCCAATTTGACCGACAACTTAACCGAGGTAATTGAGAGCCGTTTGGGTGCTTTTGCCACGAAGTTTTCAGCACAAAACAGTTCTACCGTGACTAACGCAGTTAAGAAGGCTCGTTTGGACCGGTACATCTGCAAGAGAAAGGGCAATCAGCAGCAGTTAGATCACGCTCACGACGTCTTGGAGAAGTTTGATGATGCCACCGACTCGCTCAAGGCCGGCGCTCATGAACGAGTGGAACGATCCTTGGAAGAAGGTACGAAGCTAGTCTCTAAACGTATCAAGGCCATTAAATTAGCTGACAAGAGCGAATTCGGTTGGCTGACAGTCAGCGAGTACCTATCGGACGAGTTGGCGTCCGATTCAGATGATGAGAAACGAATGTATCGCTCGGAGAAGAGGGCGGAGAGGAAGGTGAAGGAAAAGctgaaacagaagcgaagcagaCCGCAACGCAGCGCCTCCTCATCGTACCGAACCTCGTCGTCTTACAGTTCTAGGAACGAGAGAAGTGATGATCGTTTCGAGCCACGCCCTAGACGCTTAGGACCTTGTTTTAAGTTGAGTATACCGCTTTGGTTACTTTTTTCACTAGCTTTGTTCTTTTACTTCGGGTACGCACGCAGACCGTATCCAGTTTGCTCCATGTATTCTGTTGTGCCTTGTGCTATTTGGTCGTAA